ATTTATAGAGAAACCAGAAGGCTCCATTTTCAATAGAATTGTGAAGCTGTTCGCAGTTTATACTGGAGGCTGCTAACCATTCTTCATAATTCTCTTTTTAGAGGCCCAATACTAAGTACAGTtgatttatcaaacaaaaatcatATTTAGATTACACCTATATTTGTCTGAACAAATTCAGACATAATTCTATGATGCTGATTCCAAgttcctgaggaagggtcctgacccgaaacgttgactgcctgcttttctccacggatgctgcctggcctgctgagttcctccagcatcatagttttttttcatctagattccagcatctgcagtcctttgtttctcagacaTAATTCTTGTGTGTTGTCCACCAAATGGAATAAACTGAGGGATTGGCACTGTCTGCTCATATTTATTGGTCATCCAGATATATAAAGCAGTTACTGTGAATATTCATTGGGTGAATTTACCCAAACAGCATCAGGTAAGTCTTTAAAACACCAGCTTTTCTTTATGGAAAGATATTCACCTTTGGTCACCTCAGTCAATTGGCTTTTAATTTTGTTCTCAGCACCAGGATAGTCAACAACTGCATATATTCCAACACTCCCATCTTCAAAACCAACTAAGATATTTAAATCATATTCACAGATGAGAATACTGGAGGGAATTTTACACAAATGGCAGCACCCAATATTTTTCCCATCTGTTATTCGAACAACATTAAGTGTTGGACTTGAATGAAAGTCACAACTACATGAATCTCTGTAATCTATGTAAACAACATATTGACCATCTCTTGTCAATTGCTGATTAAAGATCGTTCCCTTGGTACTAATGACACACATTTTACCTTGTAGGATGTCCAAAACATTGATACTCTTACTGATAACTGACACAATTGCAATGCTCCCATTATCAGAAACCTGAAAGTCATCCAGTTGTCTGGAGAATTCGATAGGGAGCTGGACCTGTTGGCAAAAAGTTTCTTCTGCCACGTTCCAGGTATACATGCGTCCAGAAGATGTGATTAGCAAAATATAGTCTGGATAATCTTTCAATGTTTGAAAGGCTACAATGTCAGATTTGTCAATACATTCAAATCTCTTGACTATGCCACCTGACCACAAGCTGACAGCAAGGAGACAATGCTGATGAAGTCCCAAAACAAAGGTGCTTTCAGGCATTATCATTGCCTTCTTTAAGGGTATGTGAATATCGCAGACAACATGCCCATTGGACAGATTCCAGACCTTAGAAATACAATCTTCACAAAGTGACACCACAAAGTGATCATTTGGCGTTACCAACAGTTGCGTCACAATACTGTATCTGATCCTGTATAGGTTTTGACCAGTTTTTGTGTCCCAGGTATAAAGGTCGCCGCTAACATCTGCAGTTATCAGAGTGGCCCCTGTTCCTGTGAGAGCACAGTGCTTAACGAGATCAGCATGGGCAAAGGTAGCCTCTATTTGACAGAAAGTCAAGCTCCACTTGAATATGACGTTGGTACCATCAGATGTGTAAAAATACTTCCCTTGTTTCGAAAGAAGAATTGACTGTATGGCCTTTTCTGCCTTTGCTAGAGCTGAGACTTTATCTATGCAATCTAAGTCCCAGGATATGAGATATCCCTTTGAAGTGAATGACACCAAAGACTTCTGTGCAAAGCACTTGGATAATCTCAGTGGTGTACCAAACCTGTTCTCAAGTATTAGAACACATTGCCCTGTCTCTCTCTTCCACACAAATAAGGCCTCAGAACCACTGATGACAGCTATAATACAATGACAATCTTGTGATAATATAGCTTggataaaatattcattttttggaGGCCTGAACATGTCTGACATATTCCAATTCAATATGTCCCAGACTTCAATACAAGACATCTTGCACAATAAAAGGGAATGGGAAGAAAGTTCAACATCAAGAAGTTCACCTTCATTATCTGAACAAATAATACTTTCCTGAAGACTTGGCTCAGTCAGGTTTTCTGTGTCCCAAACAAATTTATTTCCAATCTTGTCTACAACATAGATTTCTTCATCAGAAGCAGACAGGAAAATGGAATAAACAGGTGCTTCATGGAGTTCACAAGCAACCATGGCTACCTGGCAACCAGTGTGAATATTAAATATTGTGACTGTGCTTTTCAATTGTCCACACAGTGCATAAGTTCCATCAGTAGAAAAGGAGACACACTGAACCTCATGTTGGCAATTCAACTGCCTGATTGTGTGATGAGAATTAAGATCAAAGACCCTCACCACTGTGCTATTCTCAAACCACACCACCGCATATGCACTGCATAAAGCAAAGCCACTGATTGGCTGAAGAATCTCTGCTATGCCACCAACAACTGTTCTCACTTCAGCTTCATAAAGCAGGGCTAACTGGGAAAGATCATACACTAATATTGTGCTATGTCCAGTCGCTAATACAAGGAACTGGTCACCATCTGATATTCTGGCTCCAAAAATCTTGACTCCATTTGTGTTTATTTGTTCCCAAGGTCTTTGAAACTCTGGGGTCCAAGTATATACAGAACCACTTTCCAGTGTCACAAGAACTAGAGATTGTGACTGAATTTCAATGATATCTGTTGCTATAGAAAAATCAGAAGTACACAATGTGGTATGCACTCTGGGCACAGTAACCACTGGACTGTGTAGCACAACAATGACACTGTGCTGGAGCCCTTCTTTATAAGCTTGCATTAGAAAATTGAACAGTTGTGGGAAGCATCCTGCAAATGGCAGAACCCTCACCTGAATAACCATTGGAAATTGATCAGGGGATTTTTGCAGTAAACAAAATGCACTCCTCAGAACTGTTGCCAAAAATCTAATACCCCTTCGGTTTAATGTCTGAATATTCTCTTCCAGCTCAGTTATCAGTTGAACCAAGTGACCAGCTTTAATCATTGCAAGATGGGATGTGAATGAAGATAGCACATTAAAATATagttcctccagtcttccagttctCCTCAAATGATAAGCCAGTTCTTCAACTTTTCTGCGATTTGCATAGACTTGACAGCGGCCTTCAGAAGAAGGCTGGAAATGAAAAAGCCACGACTGTGAAGGTTGCTGCCTATCGACATATTTTTCCATCAAACATCTGTGTTCTGAAATCCCCCGACACAGCTGTTGATCCTTCATTGGGCCCTGTGGTAACATAGCGATAGGAAATGGCTTCCCTCTTCCAATGGACCATCGACCACTAAAATATTCCACCATGATGTTGTGCATTTGTTGTACTGTGTCCCAGTTCTGGAGGTAAGACCTGTTAATGACCAGCGGAAAATGTCTGTTTGCCCAGAAGAGCAACTTTACTCCATTCTGTGGCCTTCCCACTAAAAACCCTCTCAGATCCTCTTGCAGTCTTGCTAATGTATAATATGGTACCTTCACTGAGACTGGCAAATCATCTTGAGGCCAGAAGTCTCTTATCACGTAGTTGTCAAGTGACAAAATGTCCAGCAGTTCAACCTCACTAAGTCCTGAATTTGCAAGTGTTACATAGCCCAGAGCTCTGGAAACTAGACCTTCCCCATGTTTCCTTTCAAGTCTTTTAAGTAGTCGCTCAATATTCTCGTGAACAGTTCTTCCTAAGGTCTGGTCATTAACATCCTCATGAGATGTCCAACAAAGCACTTCACTATAAAGCAACTTAACAAAAAGTGGAAGAGTGCACTGCCCCAGAGCCATATTCACATATATCTGCTGCCCAGATGTAATTCTCCTGTTGGAGGAGAGCAGATGTTGTGTGAGAATTTTGTtgcattcctttctctctcttggcTTTAATTCAAGGAAGTATGCTGCATCTGGGTGCAGCAACGTGCCCTTTTGTGCAATTCCATACTTCTTAATAGTGGTGGAAATAATTAACCTGGTAAAGGGTGGCAGAATCTTTGGAAGCCAGCAGAATGTTCTGACACTATCAGCCTCTGAGACCTGATCGACAGCATCAATCATCACTGTCAACGGATGCTGTTCAGATGACAACTCTAAAAGGTTCACAAAACAGTTCACTAATTCTTCAGTGTTGTCAGAATATATCAGCACGGATTTGTGATAGCTCATTGCTATTTGGTGACAGATTCCAGTCAGGTCATTCCTAAAGGAAGTTCTGTGGCCTGTGGAGAGGAAGCGGCTGACTATCACAGGAGCACAGTTATTCAGCCATGAACATATCTGAAAAGGAACACAGAAAAGAAATGATGTCGCtattatatttaaatttattatttCTCAAGTTGCATGTTGGTAGCCCCATGTGATTGGTTATGAGTAAAGAAATAGATCAAGTAAAATAGCTAAGTGTAAAATAGTGGAATAATATTAGGGGAAATTTTAGAAAGATAAAGAATAAGCTAGCTGAATGAGGCAGAGGAAGAGAATTGATACTTGAAAATATAAAACACCACAGAGGAGACGCCATAGATAAATGATTAAATGGAAGAGATTTAAAACACAGGGCTTAGGGAACTCTTCTTTAGAGTtatgaagctctggaattcacttGCAGGGTTTGGGGTTCATACAGAAATTACATCAACACTGAAAAGTTGAAGGATTATGGGGAAGGCAAATGTGATGGTTCGGAGATGGAAGAGAATGGTTAGGGTTTGTTCTGGTGTGTAAATTCTGTGTATTATTttaacctcttctgtgccagcagAATAAAACCACAGCACTAAAAATATGAGCACATACAGCCGCCTTTACTGTCCTCCGACTAATAACCAACACTACCCTTTCATTATACCTCAGTACACCATTGTACTCAAAGGGACATACTTGCAGATGGCTGTGAGTCTGGTTTTGTACTAACAAATTATCTTGGTTTAGATATTGCTGGAACAGGATTATTTCATGTTGTGCCCTGTTAGATCTTCCTCTGAGTCCTTCagatttacattcctttgttgtaTTCTCACTCTATATctgtccccattaacccattgGCCAGATGACCTCTACAACTCATCCCCACAGCATTCCTAGCCTCACCCTATTAtatccaccactccccctgtaactctcagcaacttaaaactaacttgttttctctctttcccagttatgatgaagggctttgaagggaaacattcaatttgtttctctttccacaaatgctgcctgacatgcagagtgttaccaggattttctgtttttatttctgtttttcttcaaatcaaaattattttctgttattatttgctGGAAAGAAGGGtaacaagagtctttggtgaataTTTTACCATTGAGATATAAGGATTCAAAAAGGAACAGATTAATCGCAGTGAAGGGGGGGAGCAATAGAGGGTGGATTGGAGTATACTTACTCGAAAGAGAAAATGTAACAAAATTCTTACATGGCACTTAGTATCCTCCTGCAGCATCAGGTATGGAAAGTAGAATAACGAGagcaaatgaaagaatggatTAAGAGGAAGTAAaaaagacagaaaggaaaaggtAGGACAAAGTAAAATTTGATCTGTTTAAAACctttaaatcatttaaatttgAGGGAATGAGACTGCAAAATTTAAACTGTTTCATTTCTAGTGAGAAGGTTGATTGGCATTGCATTATTGTTAAAGGGGTGCATACACTTAAGTACAAGACTTGACTGCCTGTGGTGAGTTTAATGGGCAATTACTGCAAAAACCCAGCAAGTTCTTAACAATAACAAGGAAGGTAAGTATGAAACAAAGTCTGTACAAAGCAAACGGCGAAGAGCTATAAATTGACCAGGAGATTTCAGACAGCAATGCAACCCTTAATCCCATAAACTTTCTGACTGATTTGCACGTTAATAAAGGCGTCCTTAATTAATGCCTTCTTCTTTTTAATAGCAGAGGCTGATCTGTTACAACACAAACACCTCAGCAAATAAAGGCTAGCTCCATTCAAATTCTGTGTGGTTTTCATTTGGAAAAGAATCAGTCACCAGAACTGGGAGGGGTAAGAGAAAACAGGGGCAAGTTAAATCTACTTCATAATCTATCCTTTCCCAGACTTTCCCTTTTCGTTCTTTTCTCTTCATTCCCTTTCCTCGGCACCTTGAAGTTGTTTGTCTCCCGGTTGTGatggaaggttatcaacctgaaatgtaattttgttctgctcttcatagttgctgcctgattaGCTGggtattttcaccattttctggtttCACTACAGACTTCCAGTACCCACAATTGtttgcatttagagtcatagaatcatacagcacagaaacaggccattcatatCCACACTGACCGGTGGGGAGCCATCTGTATTAatgccaccttccagcacttggtccatagcctgctATGCCTAGGTAACTTAAgtactcatctagacacttcttaaatgctgtcagtgactctgcttccattattctctccggcagtgcattccaggcactcaccactctctgggtgaaaaatgtccccctgagattccttttaaatctctcaccccttaccctaaatctatgtcgtctagttttatctacctctgatatggggaaaagtttcctgcagtctaccctaccgAAACCCTTCAATCacatcccctctcaacctccttccctccagggaaaacagacctagcctctccaatctcttctcataattgaaatgctccattccaggcaacaccttggtgaattttattgaagaaaatgtaaaattcagTACCTGTTTAGCACAAGTTGCCAAGAGAACCGTCTTTCCAGTACAAGGCCCTCCCACAACGATGAAGGGCGTGTTCGGTTGCTTCCCAACAATGTATTCTTTAATTTGGTCCCTTTCTTTCCATTCAAAGTCAGAAAGGGATGCATATAAATTGCATAAGGCCGTGTGCTTTATCATTTCCTCTTCCACACCCTCAACCTCGTCCACAGGTTTCTGTGTGTTATTGTTGCTGCTGTCAATAAGCCTAACAATATCAGTGTAGAACTGCTGGCAAAGTCCCTCGATGTATTCCTGCTTCATCTGCCCGGTGTGGTTTCCCAGCAACGTTGAAGTGTAAACACGCAAGTCTGAGACAGTGGCCAATGATGGGAGAATCCCATCCCGCAGTCTGAGGAGCTTGGCGTGTGCCAGGGCATCCTCGGGCAGCTTCCCAGAAGGGCCTTGTTGTCCCTTCTGGTTTGCAAGGAGTTTCTTCAGGTGATGAGTGAGGTGTGGAATTTTACAAATGTAGCAGACGCAGTTTCGGAGAACGCTGGGGGGCTGATTTATCACAGCATGCTGCAACTCAGCTTCAAGAGCTGTAGAGTAAAATAAAGATATTGAAACATTCATGCTTttaaacagaacatagaaaaaataggaacaggagtagacaatCCATAGTATTAGTAGACAATAGTAGTACTCTTTAAGATCACggcagatcttctacctcagcatcattttccagaacTATCCATGTCCTTGATTCTCTCCAGATCATCTGGTGATCTTTATTTTGACTGAACACAGTGGCTGACTCCACAGCTCTTCAgataggttcaccaccctctggatgaagaaatttatccttatctcagtcctaaagggcCTGCATCTCATACTGAAACTggcctagactcctcagccagggaaaacatcttctctgtcaagccctttaagaattttgcatgttctgATGAGATCTCCAAAATatgtagcaggatatagatcagttttgcagatatgggtggagaaatggcagatggagtttagtccgggtaagtgtgaggtgttgcactttgggagattaaatgtaaaggggaagtacacagttaatggcaggagccttaacagcattgatgtacagagggatcttggggtccaagtccctagctccctgaaagtggccacacaggttgatagggtggtaaagaaggcatatggcatgcttgactttattagtcaaggcattgagttcaagagtcaggaagttatgttgcagctttataaaactctggttaggtctcatctggagtattgcattcaattctggtcgcctcattataggaaggatacgaaggctttggagaagagacttaccaggatgctgcctggattacagagcatGTGGTGTAAACACAGGTAAgacaaactagggctgttttctctggaatggcggaggctgaggggggagatctgatagaagcttataaaatgatgagaggcacagataagagacgacagccggtatcttttaacCAGGGTTGAAATttataataccagagggcatgcagttaaggtgagaggggcaagattttctttacacagggagtggtgggtgcctggaaagtgctgccaggggtggtggtggaggcagatatgataaaggtgtttaagaggctcttagataggcacatgaatgtgcagagaatggagggatatggaccacgtgcaggcagaagggattagtgtaattaggcatcttTAGCTTAATTAGTGGGACACAacagcatgggctgaagggcctgttcctgtgctgtactgttttatatcctattttctatgttcctctcattcttctaaactctaaagaatacagttccagtctactcaatctctcttcattgggtaaactcaccatcccaggaaccagtccaaTGAATCTTCTTTGTGCTTTCTCTATGGtaaatacatcctttcttaggtaaatcCAAAATTACACACAAAACTCCAGGTGCAGATTCATCAAGGCCTGATATCAGTTCAATGAGACTTCCTTACTTGTATATTCAAATACTCCCACAACAAATCTTAATCAATTGTTTCCCCTGCATGTAGGCCTTCAATGACCTGTCTGCAAGCACAcccaggttcctttgaacatcaacaccaccGAATTTCACGGCGTGCAGCAAATACGCTGCTTTTCCATCATGTGCAGCAAAGTGGAGCACTTCATATTTTtacacactgtattccatctgtcatgttctaACTTGCTCACTAagtttgtccatatccccttgaaacctctttacatCTTCCACTGTGCTCATAATTTCCACCTAGttcagtatcatcagcaaacatttggTCCTCTCAGCCAATAAATTGATTAAGATTGTGAAAAACTGTGGCCTAAGCACTGATCGCTGTGGTATTCCACAAATTGACGATGTTCTTTTATTACATCTGTGATATAatcacagaatagtacagcacaatacaggcccttcggcccacaatgttgtgccaacctttaaacctcgcctaagactatctaaccccttcctcccacatatccctctattttaaattcctccatatgcttatctagcaatctcttgaatttgaccaatgtacctgcctccaccactgccccaggcagcgcattccatgccccaaccattcactgggtaaaaaaccttcctctgatatctcccttgaacttcccacccgttacattaaagtcatgccctcttgtattgagcattggtgccctgggaaagaggcgctagctgtccactctatctattcctcttaatattttttacacctctgtcatgtctcctctcatcctcctctccaaagagtaaagccttagctcccttagtctctcctcataatgcatactctgtaaaccaggcagcatcctggtaaatctcctctgcaccttttccaatgcttccacatccttcctatagtggggtgaccagaactggacacagtactccaagtgtggtctaaccagagttttgtagagcagcatcattacctcgcagctcttaaacccgatcccacgacttatgaatgctaacatcccataagttttcttaactaccctatccacctgtaaggcaactttcagggatctgtggatatggacccccagatccctctgctcctccacactacccagaatcctgccattaactttgtactccgccttccaaagtgtaccacctcacacttctccggattgaactccatctgccacttctcagcccagctctgcatcctatcaatgtccctctgcaatctttgacaatcctccacactatccataacaccaccaacctttgtgtcatctgcaaacttgccaacccacccttctactccctcatccaagtcattaataaaaatcacgaaaagcagaggtcccagaaccaatccttgtgggacactgctagtcacagccctccaatctgaatgcactccctccaccacaatcctctgccttctacaggcaagccaattttgaatccacatggctaagctaccctggatcccatgccctctgaccttctgaagaagcctaccatgtggaaccttgtcaaatgccttactaaaatccatgtagaccacatctactgcactaccctcatcaatctgtctggtcacatcctcaaagaacactatcaggcttgtgagacatgatttgcccttcacaaagccatgctggctgtccctgatcagaccatgattctctatattcccatagatcctatctctaagaatcctttccaacagcttgcccaccactgatgtaagggtcactgctctataattccctggactatccctactaccttttttgaataagaggacaacatttgccaccctctaatcctccggtaccattcccgtggaaaACGAGGACTCAAAAGATACTAGCCAAAGGCTCATCAATAttctccctcacctcgcagagcagcctggggaatattccatcaggccccggggacttatctgtcctaatattttctaacagctccaacacatcctctctcttgatatcaacatgctccagaacattaaccttaccaacactgtcctcagcatcatcaaggcccctctccttggtgaatactgaagagaagtattcattgaggacctcacccacttccacagcttccaggcacatcttcccacctctgtctctgatcggtcctacctttactctcgtcatccttctgctcttcacgtaagtgaaaaatgccttggggttttccttaaccctactcgcctaggccttttcatgtcccccttcttgctctcctcagccccttcttaagttccttccttgctaccctatattcctcaagagccctatctgatccttgctgcctacaccttatgtatgctgccttcttcctcctaactaaatgttccacctctcttgtcaaccatggttccttcaccctgccattctttctctgcctcaccgggacaaatttatccctaacatcctgcaagagatccctgaacaacgaccacatctccatagtacacttcccttcaaaaatgtcatcccaatttacattcgcAAGTTCTAGCCGTCATAATAAAAGTGCCTTCAGCAGATTACTTGAATAAAGGGATTTTAGATCAGGCCTTCATGTTCCTATGCTTCCCACAGCCTTTCAGGTAACATTGTGACCCAGATTTTACACCACAACACATTGAACTTCGATGTTGTAGCTAAAGAATTTGCCATTCATTCTAAAAACAGTTCCAACTACTGGCCTGGAAGTTACAGAATAACATTTTCAGCAAGTTGCTTTTGCCCTTTTTAAATGAAGAATCCATTGGTAGAGAAACTTCATACAAATGTGTTGAACATTAGATTGTTTTATGCTGTATAATTCCACTCACTCTGGACTACTGCCACTTCCAGCCCATGCTTTTCTTAAGGCCtgtttccacagttgctgttctTGACCTGGCACTTTTCCCAAGAGGCCAACCTTAGTGAACGTTAGCAGGTGATTCCACCTCGGAAAG
The sequence above is drawn from the Pristis pectinata isolate sPriPec2 chromosome 11, sPriPec2.1.pri, whole genome shotgun sequence genome and encodes:
- the LOC127576132 gene encoding NACHT and WD repeat domain-containing protein 2-like, whose protein sequence is MERKALREKVYPKLREYCRHKHGLEFQVIDAYTGVDPDDVPDFDVRKLRMKLLDDCLKFSAGPCFVALIGEQYGSTGIPEEIEANEFEMILCRSQNEGFNTMVLENWYHRDENSVPAAYRLRSKTDVLPDYYNKSKGRAREAAHSVWRENFSEMKMIFSTVIKECLKEETIKPDQAQKYFTSALEAELQHAVINQPPSVLRNCVCYICKIPHLTHHLKKLLANQKGQQGPSGKLPEDALAHAKLLRLRDGILPSLATVSDLRVYTSTLLGNHTGQMKQEYIEGLCQQFYTDIVRLIDSSNNNTQKPVDEVEGVEEEMIKHTALCNLYASLSDFEWKERDQIKEYIVGKQPNTPFIVVGGPCTGKTVLLATCAKQICSWLNNCAPVIVSRFLSTGHRTSFRNDLTGICHQIAMSYHKSVLIYSDNTEELVNCFVNLLELSSEQHPLTVMIDAVDQVSEADSVRTFCWLPKILPPFTRLIISTTIKKYGIAQKGTLLHPDAAYFLELKPRERKECNKILTQHLLSSNRRITSGQQIYVNMALGQCTLPLFVKLLYSEVLCWTSHEDVNDQTLGRTVHENIERLLKRLERKHGEGLVSRALGYVTLANSGLSEVELLDILSLDNYVIRDFWPQDDLPVSVKVPYYTLARLQEDLRGFLVGRPQNGVKLLFWANRHFPLVINRSYLQNWDTVQQMHNIMVEYFSGRWSIGRGKPFPIAMLPQGPMKDQQLCRGISEHRCLMEKYVDRQQPSQSWLFHFQPSSEGRCQVYANRRKVEELAYHLRRTGRLEELYFNVLSSFTSHLAMIKAGHLVQLITELEENIQTLNRRGIRFLATVLRSAFCLLQKSPDQFPMVIQVRVLPFAGCFPQLFNFLMQAYKEGLQHSVIVVLHSPVVTVPRVHTTLCTSDFSIATDIIEIQSQSLVLVTLESGSVYTWTPEFQRPWEQINTNGVKIFGARISDGDQFLVLATGHSTILVYDLSQLALLYEAEVRTVVGGIAEILQPISGFALCSAYAVVWFENSTVVRVFDLNSHHTIRQLNCQHEVQCVSFSTDGTYALCGQLKSTVTIFNIHTGCQVAMVACELHEAPVYSIFLSASDEEIYVVDKIGNKFVWDTENLTEPSLQESIICSDNEGELLDVELSSHSLLLCKMSCIEVWDILNWNMSDMFRPPKNEYFIQAILSQDCHCIIAVISGSEALFVWKRETGQCVLILENRFGTPLRLSKCFAQKSLVSFTSKGYLISWDLDCIDKVSALAKAEKAIQSILLSKQGKYFYTSDGTNVIFKWSLTFCQIEATFAHADLVKHCALTGTGATLITADVSGDLYTWDTKTGQNLYRIRYSIVTQLLVTPNDHFVVSLCEDCISKVWNLSNGHVVCDIHIPLKKAMIMPESTFVLGLHQHCLLAVSLWSGGIVKRFECIDKSDIVAFQTLKDYPDYILLITSSGRMYTWNVAEETFCQQVQLPIEFSRQLDDFQVSDNGSIAIVSVISKSINVLDILQGKMCVISTKGTIFNQQLTRDGQYVVYIDYRDSCSCDFHSSPTLNVVRITDGKNIGCCHLCKIPSSILICEYDLNILVGFEDGSVGIYAVVDYPGAENKIKSQLTEVTKGEYLSIKKSWCFKDLPDAVWVNSPNEYSQ